In the genome of Brachypodium distachyon strain Bd21 chromosome 3, Brachypodium_distachyon_v3.0, whole genome shotgun sequence, the window TGTGGGCAAGCCCGGCCGAGGGCCCCACTGTGATATTACTGTTGggctgcaagcctgcaacgAGATTAAGTTTCCTGCTCCGTTACCTAATTCGATCACCAGGATAGACTAAAATATCCAAGGGAAAAGAACAGACTAAAGTAGGACCAGCAGTATGTTAATTATCcgtcaaaactcaaaagccACTAGTACTAGCTGCTCGTCTGCTCCATGCCATGCATGCTTATATTTTGATTTATATTATCCGCCCCGGCCTATGATTTGCCTTTTACAGATCTGGTGCTTCACTTTCTGATAAAGACTCTGAACCTCTCTCCCACATGTATATTTTTCTCACCGACGTGTGCAGCTGCTTTACCCAATTACCCGTATGCGGACATACACAGCATGGGTCCGTACGTACTTGGTATTGCATAACCAGTGGACAAAAACTTTTACGCGGAAAAAGAACTCAGATATAAAATCAAAGTTAAGAGAGTGGCTATCAGTACATTCGTTCTCGAGTGCTCGTACAATTTGGTCCATTTCGCTGTCGACTTTTTCCTAGTACTGCTAGTCCGCTTTTTTTTGCAAGTTGTGAGCAGGTCCGTACATGCGGCCACAGGAGTTTAAGGAGCGTGGCTGCTGCAGTGATCTGGTCGGTAATTAGCTGTAGCCACCCAGGACACCGGCACGCACCAGTAGGCTTCCGAGGCCCGGAAATGCCGGGCCCAGCCTGGATAACGTGGGGCCACCCAATCCTACTGTCACATCTTCCCGATCTTCTGTTTCCCTTTCTGCTGGGTCCCGCCCACAGTACCTTCTACTGGGTCCCACAAGCAGTGCGTGGGACTCCTCCCTGGCTAAGCTAGGATAGTGGATAGGAACGAGCAAGCTAGCCCGGTCTATCGGTTCGCTGCCCCTTTTGGTCCGGCTGCTACGGTGTCCATTCCCATGTTCTCACCCAAGGCCAGGAATACTCTCGTCATCTCGTGGTTACCGTTCGTGCATTCAGACACGCAAGTTTTTTACTCTGCTACCGGACCAACGACGATTAGAAGTACTAGAAAGAtcaatcttcttcctttttagCAAAAATTAGCAGGATGTCCGTGAGTTGCAACGGCAAAAGTTAAACATATCAACAATTCAAATAAATTGAAACCTTTTATGGCTACCTTGCATCATTTTATCTTTCTCCAAACAGTTTTTTTGACTGGGTTCTCCAAACAGTTCACGTCATTCGTCGGCCGCCTCAAACAAAGACAaccaattactccctccaaacAAAGACAaccaattactccctccgtttcatctTAATTGGCACAAATTTAGTAAAATTCATCATGTTCTAAACCTGCCAGACTCTCATAAAGAACACAACGAACAATGTCAATTAGGGAATCAATTAGTCTAATCTAACTGGCTAATTACTCAGCTGGATAGACCAATTCCAAAGAAGCGCCCCAATGGCATTGGACAGCGGCCAGGAGCAGGGGTTGCTGATCAACTGATGGAGGAGATGTGCACCGAGGCATTCTTTACAGTGACGCAGATGGGGGCAGGCGTCTAGCCTGGGCTCGCCCGCCTTGCAGAGGCACAGGTCACAGGTGACGgcatggcagcagcagcacgaacGCCTCGTCCTCGCCACATGACTTGCACGCCCACTTGTAGCATGTGCCGGCTGGAGAAGagaggatgcggcggcggggcagttAGGCGATTCAGATCGATAGAAAAACTTCGATCGGGGGGAAGCgatggcggcggaagatttgTTAGACTTTGGGGAGAAGCGACCCGTGGGGAACGTGGACTGCGGGTCAAATCTTAAAAAAGGAAGGGGCAAATTGTAAAATTCAcggacggacgacgacgaaggaagcGTTCCTCCTTTTATTATTTGGGTAGATTTCGGTCCATTTTCACTTTATGAACCTATAATTTCGGCGCACAAAGATCGATCTGGGTGGGTACTAGAGCTGGAACTTTGTGACGTTCAGGATACCCTTTGACtctccttagttcaaccaaatgaactagagtttttaaaaaactagttcgtttgtttgaactaaacaGTGTCAAATGGTACCTTGAGGGTCGCCATTTTGCACGGATAGCGTGAAAGAAGCAGTCAGATCGATTCCATGGCGTGGATCGAGGACGTACACCGACGTGGGCGAAACAGTCGACGAACGGACCAGCCGACGGATAAGAGATGCTCACGTCAAGCTGTTGCGACCGTGACGTGTCGTGGGGTACGAGGTACTAGTACTATAGGATGGATGGGCCTCTCGGGTTCGTGGTGGGTTTGCACTCGCCTGTTCTGCGTGACGTGGATCCGGATCTCGGCTCCAGCAGGGATAATAATGGGTCACAACGCCGCGAGCGATCCGGCCTTTCGTTGGCTTGCTGGTTTTGCCCGTGACTGGAGTAAACGTTTCCTGCTGTGCACAGCATGCCTACCTCGCTCTAGCTCCCAATGACATGTGTCCACGTATATACGCGTCGTGTAGGCTTTGCTAAACAAACACGGGCAATAGCTACGTCTACCGGCGCAGGACTACGGTTAATTACCACCACGTTAATTAGTGACAACGGAGGTGCCAtgtgaaaacaaaataaaacctTGCTCGGTGGCCTAACCAGTCCCGTTCCGCACGGCTGCATACCTGCAATGCAGGCAGGAAGAAGCTGCCGTCGTGCTCGTGTCACGTGACAGCCGGCCCGTCGGATCCGATGAGATAAGATACTGCCTGGTTGGTAATGAGGCCTTGGATCGGAAGATATTTACGCAAGCAAGAGTAATTCGTTTGTGATATGCTGCGTGCCGGAAACGTACGTGAAGTCCGGACGCTGTGATGGGCATGCATCCACGTCCAAATCCAACCACGCTCGATCAGAGAGGGATCTTTCTTTCGATCTCTTTGCTTGGCGAGGTCGGCAAGGCGCGTGGGGTAGAGTAGGCAACAACGCAGCACAGCACAGCCAAGAGACCAGCCGGGCCCCGCTGGCGAGTGGGTGGCTGCTCGATCTGCTCTCGCCAGGCACACGCACGAAATTCAAACCACTACTCCTGTAGTAAAACACCTACTATCTCTGACGCGTTGGATTTTGGGGGTTTCCAGATCCGGGTAAACTGGATTACTGGAGTAGCGAACTCAGGAGGGAACTATGCTGCCTCAAATGTCTTGATTCGAGCTTTTTATGCACGTGCTATTACACGATGTCGTAGTTTGGCCTGCTTTTGAGAAAACAGATCGAGTGTATTCAGTTTGCTCGAGGAGTGATTAATAATGGTCTAATGGACCAAGAACAACTGAATTACACGATACTACTACCCATAATTACCCGTCACTAATACCAGATACTATGTCCAATGCAAAGCATTAAGAAATCACAAATCGTCATTTTAAAATTGGGGTAGAGATGACAACACACATTTTACATCGGAATATGAAATACACATATATTTGCACATAAGAAACACGTTGCTTATTTTCTATTCGGGTGATCATTAAACAATCTAGTATGTTTGTTAAGCATATCTTAAATCGCCGATGCATTTTACTACAATAATATCTAACTTTAACTTGTAGCATATTTTAAGCAACCCATACTTGCATCCCTGCACATCTTGCATCCATTCTTAGTCCGTCCCACCAAGCTATTAGGTTTCTATGAAAGGAACTGACTGATGAAATCCTCGGTGTACGTTGCTCTCGGTCTGCAAGTTTAGGTCACAAGTTGTTTTGGAATAAACTTGTATAGACTATGCCGCGGACATTAAACGATTTTAGTATATATCATGACATATTTAGAATTGTTGAGGTACCTTATGAGcttaattttttctttatttagcTGTAGCTTATTTGAAGCAACCCACGCTCTTGCATCCTAGCCTAACTACTATCCATGCCGAATTGTACGTCCGCTCCGAATTTTCAGTAGGAACTTATAGTCCTTAGGCACGTATGCGTAACCTAGCAAATCATATAACTATATGTTTCAGGAATATATGATAGTACCCTTAGGTGCATAATCTAGCTCAGCATCATTTCCAAgtgacgtttttttttttgaaaaaagccGACAACATATATGCAAGATCCATCTACACCATTGGCAattttaatttaattcaaaccGATTCAGACGGCAAAATGTGGCAGTAGCTACAAGCTGGAGCTTGAAATAAAAATTGTATAGAGTTgtgtcttctcttttttttttcacatcgATTTAGTTTTGTTCGATAGTGTGTTGTTTATgttgctccctccgtcccaaattaactgacgtagatttgtatagattcatatacaaatccatgtcagaTAATtcagaacggagggagtataaagtACCCCATCGGTGCTAAAATATagaacatataatttttgCTGATGGTCAAAATTTCTAGATTCTGACCAAGCTTACTGAAGAAAATTTAATGTCCACTATTTCAAATGAAtacactatgaaaatatattccATGATAGATCTTTTTGGGACTTTAAATGTTGTCGGTTTCTTCTTATAATTAGGTcgaaccaaaaaaaattagaagcAGCATAAGAATTTTATGAACCAACAtccatctactccctccgtctcaaactaagtgacttaaatttgtttaaatatgtcTGAGGATAAACgtaatgtatatatatactgaaatacaaatgaaaaaaaacatgtaatattttggcacttaaTACAGTAGGCTCCGTACGATGGAGTAAGTACATTTTACGGATAACACGTCTAAGATAGTAAATTACAAACAGTGGTCCTTTATAATCCCTGCACTGCGTGGGTGCGCACGGCAGGCGACTACGTGTGCAGACGCGACGTATTCCTCCCGtctgcggcagcagcagcagcccggcCGCAGCGACGTCAATGGTTAGATAGATAGAGAGGTGGATAAACCCAGCCGTTAGGCGACCGCGACATTCGTCTATCCACACCCATCATCCAAACCGTCCCTCGCCGCAGGGGCATGACCGTCAATTTCCATCGCCCCGTTTCCAATCTGGATAAGCCTCGAGACCCCGCCCCCGACCCCGCCCCCACCGCCTGCTACCTCCTCCGCGCCGggtctcctccgcctccctccttCTTCCACCTTGGCTTCCATCTGGGATTGGGGATTTAGGATCCCCTCACGCCTCCGTATTTATACTCCGTTTCTCCCCACCCCCCACCGTTCTTATCCCCAGAAGCTTCTACAAAAGTGGCCCATCCCGTCGATCTCGCTCTTCTTCTCCATTCCCTCCGGACTCTCTCTTCCCCCATCTTCATGCGCCATCCTCGTCTCCTCACCCTCTGCAGATATAGGATCGTACGGGGGAAGCTGTAGGAGGAGGAGTAGTAGTGCTCGGTGGTGATGCCTTCCCTCTCCTGCCACAACCTGctcgacctcgccaacgcggCGACCGACGAGCtgccgccactgccgccgccgtcgccgctccgcctcccgcgCGTCATGGCCTCCGgctctccctcctcgccggcctccccttccccttccgcgccgccgcgccgggtTATCGTCTCCCaccgcctcccgctccgcgCCGCGCCCGACGCGGCCGCCCCGTTCGGGTTCTCCTTCACCGTCGATGCGAGCACCGTCGCGTACCAGCTCCGCTCGGGCCTGCCGCCGTCGGCCCCGGTCCTCCACATCGGCACGctcccggcggccgccgccgaggattTCTCcgacgagctcgccgcctACCTGCTGGCCAACTTCTCCTGCCTGCCCGTCTACCTCCCCGCCGACCTCCACCGCCGCTTCTACCACGGCTTCTGCAAGCACTACATGTGGCCGCTCCTCCACTACCTTCTCCCGCTGACCCCGTCGACGCTGGGCGGGCTCCCGTTCGACCGCTCGCTCTACCACTCCTTCCTCTCGGCCAATCGGGCCTTCGCCGACCGCCTCACCGAGGTGCTCAGCCCCGACGACGACTTCGTCTGGATCCAGGACTACCACCTCTTCGCCCTCCCCACCTTCCTTCGCAAGCGCTTCCCTCGGGCCAAggtcggcttcttcctccactcGCCGTTCCCCTCCTCCGAGATCTTCCGCACCATTCCCGTCCGGGATGACCTCCTCCGCGCCCTCCTCAACGCCGACCTCGTCGGCTTCCACACTTTCGACTACGCGCGGCACTTCCTCTCCGCGTGCTCCCGGCTGCTCGGCCTGGATTACCAGTCCAAGCGCGGGTACATCGGCATCGAGTACTACGGCCGCACGGTCACGGTAAAGATACTGCCCGTCGGGATCGACATGGGGCAGCTGAGGTCGGTGGTGTCGGCGCCGGAGACAGGGGAGGTGGcgcggcaggtggccgaggcGTACAAGGGGCGGCGCCTGATGCTGGGCGTAGACGATGTTGATCTCTTCAAAGGAATCGGGCTCAAGTTCCTGGGTATGGAGCAACTGCTGGTGGAGCACCCTGAGCTCCGTGGCCGTGCCGTGCTTGTGCAGATTGCCAATCCGGCCCGCAGCGAGGGGCGCGACGTGCAGGAGGTTCAGGACGAGGCAAGGGCAATTAGCGCCCGGGTCAACGAGCGGTTCGGCTCGCCCGGGTACACCCCAATCGTGATGATCAACCGTCCGGTGTCGGTGCACGAGAAGGCGGCATACTATGCCGCTGCCGAGTGCTGCGTGGTGAGCGCCGTCCGGGATGGGCTCAACCGGATACCTTACATCTACacggtgtgccggcaggaaagCACCACCCAGGAGGAAGCGCCTAAGCGAAGCGTCATCGTT includes:
- the LOC100821815 gene encoding probable alpha,alpha-trehalose-phosphate synthase [UDP-forming] 11, with the translated sequence MPSLSCHNLLDLANAATDELPPLPPPSPLRLPRVMASGSPSSPASPSPSAPPRRVIVSHRLPLRAAPDAAAPFGFSFTVDASTVAYQLRSGLPPSAPVLHIGTLPAAAAEDFSDELAAYLLANFSCLPVYLPADLHRRFYHGFCKHYMWPLLHYLLPLTPSTLGGLPFDRSLYHSFLSANRAFADRLTEVLSPDDDFVWIQDYHLFALPTFLRKRFPRAKVGFFLHSPFPSSEIFRTIPVRDDLLRALLNADLVGFHTFDYARHFLSACSRLLGLDYQSKRGYIGIEYYGRTVTVKILPVGIDMGQLRSVVSAPETGEVARQVAEAYKGRRLMLGVDDVDLFKGIGLKFLGMEQLLVEHPELRGRAVLVQIANPARSEGRDVQEVQDEARAISARVNERFGSPGYTPIVMINRPVSVHEKAAYYAAAECCVVSAVRDGLNRIPYIYTVCRQESTTQEEAPKRSVIVLSEFVGCSPSLSGAIRVNPWSVESVAEAMNAALMMSEGEQRLRHEKHYKYVSTHDVAYWARSFDQDLQRACKDHFSRRHWGIGFGMSFKVVALGPNFRRLSVEHIVPSFRKTDNRLILLDYDGTVMPESSIDKAPSNEVISVLNRLCEDPKNRVFIVSGRGKDELSKWFAPCEKLGIAAEHGYFTRWSKDSPWETCGLAVDFDWKKTAEPVMRLYTESTDGSYIEHKESALVWHHHEADPDFGSCQAKELLDHLESVLANEPVVVKRGQHIVEVNPQGISKGVVVESLLSSMVRSGKAPDFVLCIGDDRSDEDMFESIVCPTNSSVKLPATSEVFACTVGKKPSMAKYYLDDTVDVIKMLQGLANAPLQQRPWPVQLRVTFEGSL